One Thermicanus aegyptius DSM 12793 DNA segment encodes these proteins:
- a CDS encoding sugar ABC transporter substrate-binding protein: MKKKAFALSVAVSLVFSALAGCGSPSVQPNNAGGDEATKEGKPKVVVVLKTLSSQYWKFVEAGAKKAFQDFGVDGTVIGPASESQIMEQVNMLEDALSQNPSALVVAPTQPSTAIPVFQKYKEKKIPVLLIDTDAEWPDKTTFIGTDNLTAGKKAGELLSSMLKPGDKVALLAGALGNPAMDARVKGAREVLESKRMVVVAEQPADSDKAKAMAVMENILQTNPDLKGVYSSNDDMAIGALRALKAKGMNIPVIGTDGTIEAVEAIIAGDLVGSIAQSPYDMGYKGVENALKAIKGEKVEKRIDSGVDVITKENAQKKLEFLKSILQ; this comes from the coding sequence ATGAAGAAAAAAGCGTTTGCATTATCAGTCGCAGTTAGTCTGGTTTTTTCCGCCCTGGCGGGGTGCGGAAGCCCGTCCGTTCAGCCGAACAATGCGGGAGGCGATGAGGCAACCAAAGAAGGCAAGCCGAAGGTTGTTGTCGTGTTGAAAACGCTGAGCAGCCAGTATTGGAAGTTTGTGGAGGCTGGGGCGAAAAAAGCGTTTCAAGATTTCGGTGTCGATGGTACGGTTATCGGACCAGCTTCAGAATCCCAGATCATGGAGCAGGTGAACATGCTGGAGGACGCCCTCAGCCAAAACCCGAGCGCACTGGTCGTCGCACCGACCCAACCCTCGACGGCCATCCCGGTCTTTCAAAAGTACAAGGAAAAGAAGATCCCCGTGCTGTTGATCGATACGGACGCTGAGTGGCCGGATAAGACGACGTTTATCGGGACCGACAACCTGACCGCCGGGAAAAAGGCCGGAGAGCTTCTCTCGTCCATGCTGAAGCCGGGCGATAAAGTGGCTCTGTTGGCTGGAGCGCTGGGCAACCCGGCGATGGACGCGCGAGTTAAAGGAGCGAGAGAAGTGCTGGAGTCGAAGCGTATGGTAGTCGTTGCGGAACAGCCAGCCGACAGCGACAAGGCCAAAGCGATGGCGGTGATGGAAAACATCCTGCAGACCAATCCCGATCTCAAAGGCGTCTACTCCTCCAACGATGACATGGCCATCGGAGCTCTCAGGGCACTTAAGGCCAAGGGAATGAACATCCCGGTCATCGGCACCGACGGCACGATCGAAGCGGTAGAGGCGATCATCGCCGGAGATCTCGTAGGATCGATTGCACAAAGCCCCTACGATATGGGCTACAAAGGCGTCGAAAATGCCTTGAAAGCGATCAAGGGTGAGAAAGTCGAAAAGCGGATCGACAGTGGCGTCGACGTGATCACTAAGGAGAACGCACAGAAGAAGCTGGAATTCCTCAAGAGCATTTTGCAATAA
- the spoIVB gene encoding SpoIVB peptidase — protein sequence MDDRQREKKRFWSVLAILLLLVLAYTPPVYNYASIPTEVRLMLGRSKELHLSIPASTLGTTDQQKVISLEQHPSHTFTIQPRQTGEANLQVKMGDIPIKNLHVQVYPELLLYPGGQSIGVKLHSAGILVVGHKQILNHRGESSSPAKEANIHVGDLITKINGKTIREASALGKIVDEAGRAGKSLQLEFIRGKEKLNVQVTPIKDEEDQRYKLGLYVRDSAAGIGTLTFYDPKTKRYGALGHVISDQDTQKPISVGKGSILPSTVTSVDRGEQGKPGSIRAIFPDEKSSMGNIEKNSPFGIFGKLHSSIPHLLYREPIPVAFVEEVKEGPAEILTVVDGDKVGKYSIEIVNVIRQRYPSTKSMIIKVTDPRLLEKTGGIVQGMSGSPIIQNGKLVGAVTHVFVNDPTQGYGLFIEWMLEEAGYSLHHQLKKAS from the coding sequence TTGGACGACAGACAGAGAGAAAAAAAACGGTTTTGGAGTGTGTTAGCCATCCTTCTCCTGCTTGTTTTGGCCTATACCCCTCCTGTTTATAATTATGCCTCTATCCCCACGGAAGTACGCTTAATGTTAGGCAGGAGCAAAGAGCTTCATTTATCCATCCCTGCAAGCACCTTGGGGACGACCGATCAACAAAAGGTGATTTCCTTAGAACAGCACCCTTCCCATACCTTCACGATTCAACCTCGGCAAACGGGAGAAGCGAATCTTCAGGTGAAGATGGGGGATATCCCCATTAAAAACCTTCACGTCCAGGTTTATCCGGAACTCCTCCTCTATCCGGGAGGGCAATCGATTGGGGTTAAGCTTCATTCGGCAGGGATCCTCGTCGTAGGTCATAAGCAGATTCTAAATCATAGGGGAGAATCTTCCTCTCCTGCAAAGGAAGCAAACATCCATGTTGGAGATTTAATCACCAAAATTAATGGAAAGACGATTCGAGAAGCTTCCGCATTAGGGAAGATCGTGGATGAAGCAGGCCGTGCCGGAAAATCTCTACAGCTTGAATTCATTCGGGGTAAAGAAAAGTTAAATGTTCAGGTTACTCCCATAAAAGATGAAGAAGATCAGCGTTATAAATTGGGACTCTATGTTCGTGATTCGGCGGCGGGGATCGGAACCTTGACGTTTTACGATCCGAAAACAAAACGATATGGCGCTTTGGGTCATGTCATCTCGGATCAGGATACGCAAAAACCCATTTCGGTAGGAAAGGGAAGTATTCTCCCCTCTACGGTAACCTCGGTAGATCGCGGGGAACAAGGGAAGCCAGGATCAATCCGTGCCATTTTTCCCGATGAAAAATCATCGATGGGTAATATAGAAAAAAACAGTCCGTTTGGAATTTTTGGCAAGCTCCATTCATCCATCCCCCACCTTCTCTATCGTGAGCCGATCCCGGTTGCGTTCGTGGAAGAAGTGAAGGAAGGTCCTGCAGAGATCTTAACTGTTGTAGACGGAGATAAAGTGGGGAAATACTCCATCGAAATTGTAAACGTGATTCGCCAGCGATATCCATCCACCAAAAGCATGATCATTAAAGTAACGGATCCTCGCTTGTTGGAAAAGACAGGCGGTATCGTACAGGGAATGAGTGGCAGCCCCATCATCCAAAACGGCAAGCTGGTAGGAGCGGTAACCCATGTATTCGTCAATGATCCAACACAAGGGTACGGTCTTTTTATCGAATGGATGTTGGAAGAGGCAGGTTACTCCCTCCATCATCAGCTTAAAAAAGCAAGCTGA
- the recN gene encoding DNA repair protein RecN yields MIVELTIRNFAIIEEVHLQFHQGLNVLTGETGAGKSILLDALGLLLGGRGSQEMIRYGAERTEVEGLFQIGESHPIASMLNEFGIDGEEGMLILHREMGKSGKSICRINGKLVPLSFLREIGEKILHIHSQEDHHQIMQTNQHLHWLDAYGARTISEKLREYKEIFHQYQRIYSDYEHLRQDEKETVQRIDLLRYQYQEITQASLEPHEEEKLTEERSRLVHAEKITYHGEGAYNALTGENKALDWLGMAMGHLEEVAEVEPFLKEKFQQVEEAFFLLEEVSRDLRAFLDELDVDQGRLSEVEDRLHLIQQLKRKYGDSIHAILEYAATIEEDLERLENKDFLLQKYVKELTELKEELLLAAAELTETRCKAADEMSAAIHQELKHLYLDKAKFRVQVEDIKDDLVGASLEIKGGEYGLNKVEFLVATNPGEPLKPLTKIASGGELSRIALALRTVLAKVDDVDTLVFDEVDTGVSGRISQAIGEKLHHISKERQVLAITHHPQVAAYADKHYLIQKETLGERAITQVKELSEEERIQELARMIGGKEITPSALQHARELRDASRGSGV; encoded by the coding sequence GTGATCGTGGAACTTACCATTCGAAATTTTGCCATTATCGAAGAGGTTCACCTTCAATTTCATCAAGGTTTAAACGTATTGACAGGGGAAACGGGTGCAGGGAAATCGATCCTTCTCGACGCGTTGGGACTCCTACTGGGAGGGCGGGGTTCCCAAGAGATGATCCGCTACGGAGCAGAAAGGACGGAAGTGGAAGGGTTGTTTCAGATTGGGGAATCCCATCCCATTGCCTCGATGCTGAACGAGTTTGGCATCGATGGGGAGGAAGGGATGTTGATCCTGCATCGGGAGATGGGAAAAAGCGGCAAAAGCATTTGCCGCATTAATGGGAAATTGGTTCCCCTCTCCTTTCTCCGGGAGATTGGAGAAAAAATCCTTCACATCCATAGCCAAGAGGATCATCATCAAATAATGCAAACAAACCAACATCTTCATTGGCTTGATGCTTATGGAGCCCGGACCATCTCGGAGAAACTGAGAGAATATAAGGAAATATTTCATCAATATCAACGGATCTATTCGGATTATGAGCATCTTCGCCAGGATGAGAAAGAAACCGTTCAACGGATCGATCTTTTGCGTTACCAATACCAGGAGATTACCCAAGCCTCTCTGGAACCCCATGAGGAGGAGAAATTAACGGAAGAACGTTCACGTCTGGTTCACGCGGAAAAAATTACTTATCATGGCGAAGGAGCTTATAATGCTTTGACGGGAGAAAACAAAGCCCTCGATTGGTTAGGAATGGCCATGGGACATCTGGAAGAAGTGGCCGAAGTGGAACCGTTCTTAAAAGAGAAATTTCAGCAGGTGGAAGAGGCTTTCTTCTTGCTAGAAGAGGTCTCAAGGGATCTTCGTGCCTTTCTAGACGAGCTTGACGTAGATCAGGGAAGATTGTCCGAGGTAGAGGACCGCCTTCATCTCATTCAACAATTAAAAAGAAAATATGGGGACTCCATTCACGCCATACTGGAATATGCCGCAACCATTGAGGAAGATCTGGAGAGATTAGAAAATAAGGATTTTTTACTCCAAAAATATGTAAAGGAATTAACCGAGCTCAAGGAGGAGCTTCTGCTTGCCGCCGCAGAATTGACGGAAACACGGTGTAAAGCAGCGGACGAGATGAGCGCGGCGATCCATCAAGAACTGAAACATCTTTATCTCGACAAGGCAAAATTTAGGGTCCAGGTGGAGGATATAAAGGATGATCTGGTCGGAGCATCCCTAGAGATAAAAGGAGGAGAGTATGGTTTAAATAAGGTGGAATTTTTGGTGGCTACGAATCCGGGGGAACCCTTAAAACCATTAACCAAAATTGCGTCGGGAGGAGAACTGTCCAGGATTGCGCTTGCTTTACGGACGGTATTGGCCAAGGTGGATGATGTGGATACACTCGTCTTCGATGAGGTAGATACCGGCGTCAGCGGAAGGATTAGCCAGGCGATTGGGGAAAAATTACACCATATTTCAAAAGAACGGCAAGTTTTAGCCATCACCCATCATCCGCAAGTGGCCGCTTATGCGGATAAACATTACCTGATTCAAAAGGAAACCCTGGGAGAACGGGCCATCACCCAGGTAAAGGAGTTATCGGAAGAAGAGCGAATTCAAGAATTGGCCCGCATGATAGGTGGAAAAGAAATCACTCCCTCCGCTCTTCAACATGCCCGGGAATTGAGGGATGCTTCGAGGGGAAGTGGAGTATAA
- the spo0A gene encoding sporulation transcription factor Spo0A, giving the protein MQMIRVMIADDNRELIRQVEHFLNTQEDMHLVASAQNGVEALHLLEEVRPDVLLLDIIMPLKDGLAVLESLQQMEAPFPKVIMLSAFGQEETTKKAVDLGVSYFVLKPFEFETLANRIREVMGKENQIVKRDSVKETNRSYISRNNLDAKITSIIHEIGVPAHIKGYIYLREAITMVYQNIEILGSITKVLYPEVAKKFNTTPSRVERAIRHAIEVAWQRGNMDSISKYFGYTVSNTKAKPTNSEFIAMVADKLRIEDKVGSV; this is encoded by the coding sequence ATGCAGATGATCCGGGTGATGATCGCAGATGATAATCGGGAACTGATTCGCCAAGTGGAACATTTCCTGAATACTCAGGAGGATATGCATCTTGTCGCCTCTGCTCAGAATGGAGTAGAAGCACTCCACTTGTTGGAGGAGGTTCGTCCCGATGTGCTCTTATTGGATATTATTATGCCGTTGAAGGATGGCCTGGCGGTTTTAGAGTCCTTGCAGCAGATGGAAGCCCCCTTTCCAAAGGTGATCATGTTAAGTGCCTTTGGTCAGGAAGAAACAACGAAAAAAGCGGTTGACCTAGGGGTATCTTATTTTGTCTTAAAGCCGTTTGAATTTGAAACCCTTGCCAACCGGATTCGAGAGGTGATGGGTAAAGAGAACCAAATTGTAAAAAGGGATTCAGTAAAGGAGACAAACCGCTCCTACATCTCCAGAAATAACCTAGATGCCAAGATCACTTCCATCATTCATGAAATCGGAGTGCCTGCCCACATCAAAGGGTACATATATCTGAGGGAAGCCATCACCATGGTGTATCAGAATATCGAGATCTTGGGTTCGATCACAAAAGTGCTTTATCCGGAAGTGGCCAAAAAGTTTAACACAACCCCCAGCCGGGTGGAGAGGGCGATTCGTCACGCCATCGAAGTGGCTTGGCAACGGGGAAACATGGATTCGATTTCCAAATATTTCGGGTATACCGTGAGCAATACCAAAGCAAAGCCGACCAATTCCGAGTTCATCGCCATGGTGGCGGATAAGCTGCGGATTGAGGATAAAGTGGGCTCTGTTTGA
- the iolG gene encoding inositol 2-dehydrogenase, with protein sequence MKEQIRCAVLGLGRLGYWHAENLATRIKGAHLQCVVDLQPGKAELVARELGVGKWTTDPLAVFEDPAIEAVIIATPTSTHAEMVKRAAKSKKHVFVEKPLTHDLQEADEVIHDIQESGVFCQVGFMRRFDPAYAEAKRRVLAGDIGQPIYFKAISRDPGSPPPEFIKASGGIFLDMSIHDYDIARFLMGAEVASVSAFGSVLAHPFMKELGDADQTITYLSFDSGAAGDIEASRNAFYGYDIRGEIVGTEGTIMIGSLRYHDVTLLTSKGSLHDIVPAFPERFKDSYQLEMAHFIDCVRRGERPSVTEWDGKAALEIAVAAKTSFETGQQVFVKHL encoded by the coding sequence ATGAAAGAACAGATTCGTTGTGCAGTTCTCGGATTGGGAAGGTTGGGCTATTGGCACGCGGAGAACCTGGCGACACGCATCAAGGGAGCACATCTGCAATGCGTTGTGGATCTGCAGCCGGGCAAGGCGGAACTAGTAGCGAGAGAGCTGGGAGTGGGGAAGTGGACGACGGATCCGCTTGCCGTCTTTGAAGATCCGGCCATTGAAGCTGTGATAATCGCCACGCCTACGAGTACGCACGCGGAGATGGTGAAGCGGGCGGCAAAGAGCAAAAAGCATGTGTTTGTAGAAAAGCCCCTCACCCACGATCTGCAGGAAGCGGATGAAGTGATTCATGACATCCAGGAAAGCGGCGTGTTCTGCCAAGTCGGGTTTATGCGGCGGTTCGACCCGGCTTACGCGGAAGCGAAACGGCGGGTGCTCGCTGGGGATATTGGCCAGCCGATCTACTTCAAGGCGATCTCCCGTGATCCGGGTTCGCCTCCGCCCGAGTTCATAAAAGCGAGCGGCGGTATTTTCCTCGACATGTCGATTCACGACTACGACATCGCCCGGTTTTTGATGGGGGCAGAGGTAGCGTCAGTGTCTGCGTTCGGAAGCGTGTTAGCCCACCCGTTTATGAAGGAGTTGGGCGACGCCGACCAGACGATTACGTACCTCTCGTTTGATTCGGGGGCGGCAGGGGACATCGAAGCGAGCCGGAACGCTTTTTACGGTTACGACATCCGCGGCGAGATCGTTGGAACGGAGGGAACCATCATGATCGGGTCGCTTCGCTACCACGATGTCACCCTGCTAACGTCCAAGGGGAGCCTACATGACATCGTGCCAGCGTTTCCGGAGCGGTTCAAGGATTCCTACCAGCTGGAAATGGCTCACTTCATCGACTGTGTGAGAAGAGGGGAACGTCCGTCGGTTACCGAATGGGATGGCAAAGCGGCTCTGGAGATCGCAGTCGCGGCAAAAACGTCGTTTGAAACTGGACAACAGGTGTTCGTCAAGCATTTGTAG
- a CDS encoding sugar ABC transporter ATP-binding protein: MLKHVDLEIRSGEVHVLLGENGAGKSTLIKIVTGAYAMDEGEMCWEGRKVEIRRPSDAIELGIATIYQELNLIPELTVYENIFLGREIKNKGKYSLLNRKAMKQKAAEVLKRLGQEITPDAKVSSLGIGKQQLVEIAKALTINAKLIIMDEPTACLSASEAEQLLKTIDELRKQGIAVIYISHRLEEIKKIGDRVSILRDGRKIDTLPIKETSSDKMIQMMVGRTLEDKYPKESFERGREGLRVERLRLKGRAKEINFTAYQGEILGISGLVGAGRTELARAIFGADPVESGDIYVFDQKVDIKSPQDAVRAGLTLITEDRKGEGLILDQTLEFNMTIASLPKFKTGLFLERNRLKSVSQDYVRELQIRPTDISKHARKLSGGNQQKVVIAKWLSTDAKVFIFDEPTRGIDVGAKVEVYRLINYLVKNGAVVIIISSELPEILGICDRILVMHEGGITADLARDQADQEIIMKAATGGL, translated from the coding sequence GTGCTAAAACACGTAGATTTGGAGATACGGTCGGGAGAGGTGCACGTACTCTTGGGAGAAAACGGGGCGGGCAAGTCCACCCTGATCAAGATCGTGACCGGTGCCTATGCCATGGACGAAGGCGAGATGTGCTGGGAAGGCAGGAAAGTGGAGATTCGCCGTCCGTCCGATGCTATTGAGCTCGGGATTGCCACAATTTATCAGGAGCTAAATCTGATTCCGGAGTTGACGGTGTATGAAAACATCTTTCTCGGTCGGGAGATCAAGAACAAGGGCAAGTATTCACTGTTGAATCGGAAAGCGATGAAACAAAAAGCGGCGGAAGTGCTGAAGCGGCTCGGTCAGGAGATCACTCCCGACGCCAAGGTTTCATCGCTGGGCATCGGCAAGCAGCAATTAGTGGAAATTGCGAAAGCGCTTACGATCAACGCGAAGCTGATCATCATGGACGAGCCCACGGCATGTCTCAGCGCTTCCGAAGCGGAGCAGCTGTTGAAAACGATTGACGAGCTGCGCAAACAGGGAATTGCCGTTATCTATATTTCCCATCGGCTGGAAGAGATCAAAAAAATCGGCGATCGCGTCTCGATCCTGCGGGACGGCCGAAAGATCGATACGCTGCCGATAAAGGAAACCAGCTCGGACAAGATGATCCAGATGATGGTGGGCCGCACGCTGGAAGACAAGTACCCGAAAGAATCGTTCGAGCGGGGTCGTGAAGGGCTCAGAGTGGAGCGTCTCCGTCTCAAAGGAAGAGCAAAAGAGATTAACTTCACCGCCTACCAGGGCGAGATTCTCGGCATTTCAGGACTAGTCGGCGCAGGGCGGACGGAGTTGGCGAGAGCCATTTTCGGGGCGGATCCGGTGGAGTCGGGGGACATCTACGTCTTCGACCAAAAAGTGGACATCAAGTCTCCACAGGACGCGGTTCGTGCGGGACTGACGCTGATCACAGAGGACCGCAAAGGGGAAGGCCTGATTCTCGATCAGACGCTGGAATTCAACATGACCATTGCCAGCCTGCCCAAGTTCAAAACAGGGCTGTTTTTGGAGCGCAATCGGTTGAAGTCTGTATCGCAGGACTACGTGCGGGAGCTGCAGATTCGGCCTACCGACATCAGCAAGCACGCGCGGAAACTGAGTGGCGGAAACCAGCAGAAAGTGGTGATTGCCAAATGGCTTTCCACTGACGCCAAAGTGTTCATCTTTGACGAACCGACGCGGGGAATCGATGTTGGGGCTAAGGTGGAAGTGTACCGCCTGATCAACTATCTGGTGAAGAACGGGGCGGTGGTCATCATCATCTCTTCCGAGTTGCCGGAAATTCTGGGGATTTGCGACCGGATTTTGGTCATGCACGAGGGAGGGATTACCGCAGATTTGGCCAGAGATCAGGCTGATCAGGAGATAATTATGAAAGCGGCTACAGGGGGGTTGTAA
- the iolG gene encoding inositol 2-dehydrogenase yields the protein MDKVKIGIIGAGRIGKLHAENLRFNTRVEIKSISDLYAQAVAEWASGIGIGRVTDDYGDILRDPEIDAVFICSSTNTHVPIILEAAKSGKHIFCEKPISFDIAQTKQALEVVKAAGVKFQTGFNRRFDPNFKRVREIVQAGKIGDPHVVKITSRDPDPPSREYIKVSGGMFIDMTIHDFDMARYLTGTDVEEVYVTGAVLVDPVFAECGDVDTAVITLKFANGAIGVIDNSRQAMYGYDQRVEVFGSKGCVTVQNEFPNSAEVSTKEGVYRDNPKHFFLERYREAYIEETNAFVDCLLHDKETPVDGNDGLQAELIAHAAKKSLAEGRPVKLAEIELEV from the coding sequence ATGGACAAAGTAAAAATCGGCATCATCGGCGCTGGACGAATCGGCAAACTGCACGCCGAAAACCTGCGCTTTAACACGCGCGTGGAGATCAAGTCGATTTCCGACCTTTACGCGCAAGCCGTGGCGGAATGGGCATCCGGCATCGGCATCGGCCGAGTGACGGACGATTACGGCGACATCCTGCGCGACCCCGAAATCGACGCGGTGTTCATCTGCTCGTCCACCAACACCCACGTCCCGATCATTCTGGAGGCGGCCAAGTCCGGCAAGCACATCTTCTGCGAAAAGCCGATCAGCTTTGACATTGCCCAAACCAAGCAGGCACTGGAAGTTGTGAAAGCGGCAGGCGTGAAATTCCAGACTGGGTTTAACCGACGGTTCGATCCCAATTTCAAACGTGTTCGCGAGATCGTTCAAGCAGGAAAGATTGGCGATCCCCATGTGGTGAAAATCACCTCGCGAGACCCGGACCCGCCTTCCAGAGAGTACATTAAAGTGTCGGGCGGCATGTTCATTGACATGACGATTCACGACTTTGACATGGCCCGATACTTGACAGGAACAGACGTGGAAGAGGTGTATGTCACGGGAGCAGTACTGGTTGACCCGGTCTTCGCCGAATGTGGCGACGTGGACACGGCCGTCATAACACTGAAGTTTGCCAACGGTGCGATCGGCGTGATCGACAACAGCCGCCAAGCGATGTACGGGTACGACCAGCGGGTTGAAGTATTCGGTTCCAAAGGATGCGTGACGGTGCAAAACGAATTTCCCAACTCCGCGGAAGTGAGCACGAAAGAAGGAGTATACCGGGACAATCCCAAGCATTTCTTCCTGGAACGATACCGCGAGGCGTACATTGAGGAGACTAACGCCTTTGTCGATTGCCTGTTGCATGACAAAGAGACGCCTGTTGACGGCAACGACGGTCTGCAAGCCGAGCTGATCGCCCACGCCGCCAAGAAGTCGCTTGCCGAAGGCAGACCGGTGAAATTGGCGGAAATCGAATTGGAAGTATAA
- a CDS encoding ABC transporter permease — protein MSDLAIEKETKETSDSRSMFREALSKFGALIGLVLLCVTLTILSDKFFTLNNIMNIARQSSINALLALGMLLPILTAGIDLSVGSVLALAIMLMGIVTVNWGASPLIGILVCLVIGALCGWLNGIMLTKLRLPHPFISTLGMMNVARGLALIVTGAAPIAGFPYAIQYVGSEFIGPFPVSFLLVILMYVAFHLFLTRTATGRYIYAIGGNKEAARLSGINVDKVLVIVYTISGLMAGLAGLVMVGRVNSAFPLAGVSYELDAIAAVIIGGASFFGGVGTVWGTLIGAMIIAVLRNGLNLLNVSADFQIAVIGLVIIAAVYVDVVRQRSIQKQ, from the coding sequence ATGTCCGATCTGGCTATCGAAAAAGAAACAAAGGAAACGAGCGATTCCAGGAGTATGTTCAGGGAAGCTCTGAGCAAATTCGGCGCACTGATTGGCCTCGTGTTGCTGTGCGTGACGCTGACGATCCTGTCCGACAAGTTCTTCACCCTAAACAACATCATGAACATCGCCCGCCAGTCGTCCATCAACGCGCTTTTGGCGTTGGGAATGCTGTTGCCCATTCTGACGGCGGGTATTGACTTGTCGGTCGGGTCGGTTTTGGCACTGGCCATTATGCTCATGGGGATCGTCACGGTGAATTGGGGAGCGAGTCCGTTGATCGGAATTCTTGTCTGCCTCGTAATCGGTGCGCTGTGCGGATGGTTGAACGGCATCATGCTGACGAAGCTGCGACTGCCTCATCCGTTCATTTCCACTCTGGGCATGATGAACGTGGCCCGCGGGCTAGCACTGATCGTTACCGGAGCGGCTCCGATCGCAGGCTTTCCCTACGCCATCCAGTACGTGGGTAGCGAGTTCATTGGACCGTTTCCGGTCAGTTTTCTGCTCGTCATTCTGATGTACGTGGCATTTCATCTCTTTTTGACCCGCACAGCGACCGGACGGTATATCTACGCCATCGGTGGCAACAAGGAAGCTGCACGACTCTCAGGAATCAACGTGGATAAAGTCCTCGTCATCGTCTACACCATCAGCGGACTGATGGCCGGTTTGGCTGGGTTGGTGATGGTGGGCCGTGTCAACTCCGCGTTTCCGCTTGCCGGGGTCTCGTACGAGCTGGACGCGATCGCAGCGGTGATTATCGGCGGAGCCAGCTTTTTCGGCGGAGTCGGCACCGTCTGGGGAACCTTGATAGGTGCTATGATCATCGCCGTGTTGCGCAACGGATTGAACCTGTTGAACGTGTCGGCTGATTTCCAAATAGCTGTCATCGGTCTGGTCATCATCGCAGCGGTGTATGTGGACGTGGTGCGCCAGCGGTCGATCCAGAAACAGTGA